One Exiguobacterium sp. BMC-KP genomic window, GTCGGCAACATCGATAACGAACATGCCGATCAACCCGTCATTCTCGAACAACAACGGGTAGGAATGACGAACTTCTTAAAATCACTTAAAACAAAACATGCGTCTCTTTCGCTGATCCAGAACTGGGGATTTGGAACGTTGAAATATCATACGTATCCTTATATCGACGGTATCATGTGGGAGAACTTCAATTATTCAACGGTCGCCAACGATCAGTGGTCAAAGGATCGGATGACGGACCTCCAAAAATTGAGTCAATCTCAAGACATTAAAACATTGACGATTTCTTCTGTACAAGGAGCTAAAAGTGCGACACTCGCTCAAAAAAATGGATTCCTTCACATGAAATCAAACGTCGATTTGAATTACAATAAATTCTAAACACTTTCATATACCACCTTATAAAATGACAGTGACTCCCATCACTTGTCAAGTATCTGGCATATGCTTTACTTCGAAGATGAAGGACCATTTCCCTCTAAAATCTGAGGAAAATGGTCCTTTTCGTCTCCACAAAAATCCATTATGTCAAATACTGATATACAGTATTTGACACTAGCTGTTTTTAATTATATATTTTAGAAAACTATTTGTATAGATTGGATGTCTTATATATGATTCAAGATTGGATGATTCAAGGGTGCATGATTTTCGCACTGACGTATCTCCTTTTAGCCACATACCAACTGATTCGTAGTAGAAATAGTGAACGTGTGGGTACCATAATCCTCATCCTCTGGTTCGGGACTTACATGTTAACGATTGATGTTTTACTTTCATCACAGTCTTTGATTTGGCAGGTCATTCCTTTCGTTCTATTAGCATATCATCGAGAAAAAGGACCGTTTCTTAGCCTGACGCTCATCACGCTTATCCATACATGGATCAACGCAAACATCGATGCTGTACTTCTTGTGTCAGCAGGGATCGTGATCCTCACGTTACTTTTACGTCAAAAGACACATCTCGCTTTACGCTTTGGTGTACTTCATCTTTTCATCGGAAGTACACTACTGGTTTTGCTACCGGATCAAACACTACCACTCGTCGTTTTTCATGGGAGCCTTACGCTTTTGATGTACGGCATATTCCTTTATCTATTGCCACTCCAACAACGTCACCGGAAGCAGCTTGAAGTCTATCAACATCTAGCGGAGTATGACGCGTTGACAGGTCTTGCTAATCGACGGGCATGGGAATTACGCGCCAAGACGCTAGCCGGTCAATCTTCGACCTATCACTTGATCATTCTCGATTTGGATCAATTCAAGCAAGTAAACGATCAGTACGGTCATTCGAATGGCGATGCGGTCTTAGAACAATTTGCAAAAATCCTTGAGCGCAATACCCGTCCGGAAGATTTGGTCGCCCGTATGGGTGGAGAAGAGTTCATCGTACTCCTAACGGATTTGACGCCAGAACAAGCGACTACCATCGCAGAACGAATTCGCCAAGAAGTCGAACGGCATACGTTCCGTCTATTAGATGGCTCTTCGATTCATGTTACGACGTCAATCGGACTGTCTTCCGGAAAGCGAGACATCCCTGTCCAGCACTCGATGGAACTATCCGATAAAGCCCTGTATCAAGCCAAAAAATCGGGACGAAACATCGTTCGAATCGCTAGTCATCTGTTGTGAAAAGACCTTTAAGGGGTCTTTTTTTAGATTCTCCTCTAAAAAATTCAGCTATGGAGACCATCTCATACTTTCTTATACTTTTGTAACTATCAAAAAAACGTGTACACCAACTCGGGTATACACGTCTGATTCACTGGAATCGTTTCAGAAATTCTTTTAATTCTTCATGCATTTCAGGATCCTTCATTGCATATTCAATCGTCGTCTTGACGAAACCGAGTTTCTCACCGACATCATGACGGCTCCCTTCAAAATCAAACGCATAGACTGCTTGATCCGCGTTCAATCGTTCGATTGCATCAGTTAATTGGATTTCGCCTCCGGCTCCTTCTGATTGATTTTCTAAATAATCAAAGATATCAGCCGTCAAGACGTACCGTCCCATGATGGCAAGATTCGAAGGGGCGGTTCCCGGCTCCGGTTTCTCGACGAATCGGCGAACCGGATAGAGTCGTCCATCTTTATCGACCGGATCGATGATCCCGTATCGGTGTGTTTCACGCGGTTCGACTTCTTGGACACCGATGACGGACTGACCGGTCTCGTCATAGGCATCCATTAATTGACGAATCGCAGGTGTCTCCGACTCGACGATATCATCGCCGAGTAAAACGGCAAATGGTTCGTCCCCGATGAATTGACGAGCTGTCCAAATCGCATGACCGAGTCCTTTTTGTTCTTTTTGGCGGACATAAAAGATATTTGCAAGATTCGTCGAGGCACACACTTTCTCGAGTAAATCTGTTTTTCCCGACGCCTGAAGCGCAGCTTCTAGTTCATATTGATGATCGAAATGATCCTCGATCGCACGCTTGTGTTTTCCGGTAACGATGATGATATCTTCGATTCCTGCAGCCGCAGCTTCTTCGACGATGTATTGGATCGTCGGTTTATCAAGAATCGGTAACATTTCTTTCGGCATGGCTTTCGTTGCCGGTAAAAAGCGTGTGCCAAGCCCCGCAGCTGGAATAATGGCTTTTTTAATTGGTTTTTTCATTGTATTCGCTCCTTCGATCATTCAGTATGCAGCCAGTTCAGCAGGTTGCGGTAATTTTCAATACCCTTCGTCTGATATAACGTAGGTTTCGTTTGTACGTGTGTGAGCGGTCGTTCGACGATGTCGACCATTTTTTCTGCAAATCCCGTGACATCCCCTTCAGGTACGAGGTATCCGTTTTGACCATTTTCGATGATTTCACGCGGTCCGTACCGAACGTCATAGGCAATGACAGGACAGCCAACATTAATGCTTTCCATGACGGTTAGCCCAAATCCTTCAAATCGACTCGTCAATAACGACGCACGGGAAGAAGCAAAGACTTGGTCCGGTGTCGACGTAAAGTCATGAATCAGAACATCTTCTTCGATGTTGAGCAAGTACATCATCTGTTTCATCAAGGCGAGTTGTCCATCCTCATCTGCTCCGTAAAGCGCAAGTTTCGTCGGGTGACCCGATCGTTTGAAGATGGCATAACTGCGGAGTAAATGCTCGAGTTGCTTTTGTTTTCCAAAACGTCCGATGAAACAAAACTGGTCCTCTACATGCGTTCGATCGATTTCAACTGGTTCGATTGAATGCGGAATGACTGCGAACTGATCATCCGGTATCGTAAAACGCGCTTGAATCTCGTCTTTTTGATGTGTCGTCAAAACGAGATACTTCGATACGCGTGCCGAACCTTCGAGCGCAATCTGATAGGATTTTTTGATTCGTTGCTGATTCAATTCCAAATGGGAATTATGGAACACGAGGATATTTTTCGTCCGCGCCTGACAATGGAGTAAAGGCCAGTCAAGCAAGCGCGCATCATTGAAGACGATGTCCCCATCAGTCAAACGATGATTAAAATAGTGCAAGAACAGATCCTTTTCAGTCTGAAATGTATGGACGGGACGTTCGTGTTGGTAGGTTTGAATCGAAATCAATTTATTAGATTTTTGCTCCTCATAATGCTTTTCACAATAGATGCGACCTTCTTGGTCATAAAATTGTTCATGAATTTTTTTGTGTGTTCTCGGCGAGTATCGAATCTTGCGATGTAGTCGACCGTTATCGTTATATTGCCAGCGTTCGACTTTTTTCTTCGATGCAGGACTCATGAAGTCTTCAAACGAAAGACGATCACTCTTTTCGTGATACTTTCGGTACAAAACGTACGTCTCATCCTCATAATAACGGACCGTATTGACGTCGCTCTCTACTGCGCGTAATCCTTCAATTTCTCGAGGGGTTACATCGGATACCTGTTCATCGAATAATCGATTGCCAGAAAGCCATTCGTATACATTCTCAATTCGCGTCGTCTCGCTTAAAATATTTTTTTCTCTAAAGGTTTGTACGATACGATCGTATGCTGCATCATAGTTAGTCGTAAGGATCGTCGTCGCATAGCCAAGGTGTTTTTCAATCATTGCAATTCGACTGAGGAGCGACTTCGTGCGTCCCCCATGTTGCGCCGGCAATGTCGAAGTCATCGTATACAGCATGATTCACACTTCCTTTTTTCCGTTCTCCGAACTACTCTCTGTTAAGACAGACAATCGTCTGTTTCTTGCTAATGTTTTAGCATCTTTTATTATTTCCAATCCGCCTCTCTCAGAAACTTCAACGAGCATATTGCTTACTCTTCCCTCTTTTTCAACGGTTTGACAGCCGGTCCTTCCATCACTGACCCGTCGTGCGCAAAGCGCGAGCCATGGCAAGGACAGTCCCATGAGCGTTCGGCCGCATTCCACTTCGTATCACATCCCATATGGGTACACGTCGTTGAGACGAGATGAAGCCTTCCGGCAGGATCACGATATCCCCCGACTGTCTTTCCATGATGTCGAACAAGTCCTCCTTCGTCAGGCTGAAGATCTTTTGCGTCACGGTGTGCTTTTGATAATTTCCCTTTTACGAGTTCGATTGCAACATCCGCGTTATTCTTAACGAATTGGGTCGCATCCACTGCTTTTAGTTTTGATCGTGTAGGATCAAACAAATGTCGAAAACGATTCGGTGTTCCGGTTAAAAGATCACTGAGTAACAGTCCTGCCGCAATACCGTTTGTCATGCCCCATTTTGCAAATCCAGTTGCGACAAAGACATTCGGATTATCTGCTGTCATTTGACCGACATACGGGATGTGATCAAGTGTAATTAAGTCCTGCGCCGACCAAAAGCGGTCGAACGTGTCCACTTGAAAGGCGTTCGTTGCAAAATCGGCTAAGTGCTGATAACGTGCCATCGTTTCCGTTTCGTGACCCGATAAATGATTTTCACCACCAAACAGTCCTAATTGACGACCGTCCGAAGTACGTGTATGTCGTAAAGAACGACTTGGTTGATCGGCACTCATGAACATACCGTCAGGAAACGAATCGTCGACGAATCCTGAGACGATGTACGATCGATGAACTTCAAGCTTCGAAAAATATAATCCTTTAAAGTCGTGAAACGGAAAATGGGTTGCGATTACAACCTTCTTAGCTTCAATACGATGTCCATTCTCAAGGACGATTGTCGGTGTTCGATTACTTTCAATCGTTGTCGCCCGTGACTTTTCATACAGTGTCCCACCTTGCCGGACAAAATGTTCTGCTAAGCCCTGTAAGTACTTGACGGGATGAAACTGTGCTTGATTGCGCAAAACGACCGCTCGTTTAACGGTGTACGGCAACTTCTTCTGTACTTCGTCTGTCGCATCGCCACCGTTCATCTCAAGACGAGCATACGCTTTGATTTCGCGATCCAGTGCACTCTCTTTTGAAGAAGAGACATACAGATACGCGTCTTGGGTTTCAAGCTCACACGCTAGATCAAGACGTTCGACTTGATGACGAAGGAACGTAATGGCTTCTTCATTTGCTTGATAGTAGAGTCGCGCTTTGTCCTCTCCTACACTTTTGATCAATTGATCATAGATCAGACCGTGTTGAGACGACACCTTTGCCGTCGTGTATCCAGTCGTACCAGCGGCCACCTCTTCTGCTTCAATAACACCTACGTCATACCCTCGTTCTGCGAGTTGCAAAGCGGTGACTAAACCGGCAATGCCAGCTCCAACGATGACGACATCGTGTTTTGTATCTGTCTCAAGGGATGGATACGATACACAAGCAGATGATGCTTTCCAATACGATGACGGGAAACCGGATAATTCAGACATACAAAAACTCCTCTCTCGAAACAAGCACAACGATCAACTTCGATAGTATTAGTGCTTCCCTGTCTGCGATAAAACATGCACAAAAGATATTTTTTATATGAGAGAGTAGTCCGAAGTTTTTGGATCTTAAAGATGAGCAAAGAAAAACAGCCCCTTTTTAATTAAGAGGCTGTCCATATTCATGAGCTTAATTTATCCGCTTGACGTTCCAGTAGTCCAAGGCGACGAATCTTTTTCTCTTCGACGACCGCGACAATTGCGAGGGCAATCAATCCGAACAGTAACGCGGCATTGAAGATAACGAATGTGTCACTCCAGCCGTGCAACGTAACGGAACCGATCGTTAGACCGTTCGTTTCCGGGTCAGCGATTTTTGCTAGACCGACTTTCGCGATTGAATCACCAAACAAGTAGCCGAACGTTCCGACCATCCCGTTCGTGACCGTTGTCGCTTGTTTCGGTGCGAAGCTGATGACCGAGACACCAATCAAAAGCTGTGGTCCATAAATGAGGGCACCAAGAGCGAACAGTGACGCATAGATAATGACTTCACTCGTACCGTAACGATAACCGAGGACCGCGACTCCTGTCAGCAAAAGACAGATCGCTGCGACGAGTGCGCGACGTCCTTTGAGTAAGTCGGACACGTAGCCCCAAATCATACTGCCGCATAATGCACCGATTTCAAAGAAGAAAATCGTATTAACGGCGCTCTCCGTGCTGAAATGCAAGTGTTCCGTGACATAGAGTGGTGCCCAGTTATCGATCCCGATCCGGACGATGTAGACGAAGACGTTTGCGATACAGAGCGTCCAAATCCATGGGTTTGAGATGACGTACGTCTTGAAGATTTGCCACTTCGTCATGCTTTCAGCAGCGATGTTCTCTGGTTCGATCGGTTCCTCAAAAATTTCCTCACTCCGGTTCCACCCGAGTTCCTCCGGATCATCCTTCCCGATGAACAGACCGACGATCCCGATGACGAGTGCGATCACTGCCGGGAAGATGAACATCCCGACGACACTTCCGTTGAAGAAAACGTTTGCTCCCCAAAGCGCAAGACCCCCGGCAATCGCTCCACCGATGTTGTGCGAGACGTTCCAGAACCCAAGGTAGCGTCCACGTTTTTCAAACGGTGTCCAGCGGGCAATCGTCGAATACGACGATGGTCCCCCGACCGATTGGAAGAAACCACTGAGTCCCCAAAGGACCATCAAGAGACCAACCGGACTTCCACCAGCGCTCATCAAGAGTCCCATCGCGGTGACGATCAATGAAGACAAAATCAATAAGAACGAGATGACACGTTTCGTATTTTTCCCGTCAACGAAGTACCCGAGTAACGTTTTCCCGATCCCGTACGTAATCGAGAAGGCAAAACCAATATATCCGAGTTCTGTCGTCGTAAAGCCGAGTTCTTCCTTCAAGAGCGGTTGTGCTGCCTTGAAGTTGTTCCGGATGAGGTACATCGCCATATATGAGAAGAAGACGACTAAAAAGGCCTTTAAGAATTGCTGTAACCACTGTTTGCGTTGTACTTCGATTGGTATGCCGGCATTCGGCAATTTTTTGATGCTGAAGAAGCCCATCTTCCATTTCCCCTATCCTGAATCAGAGTCTTCGCATCATTTGTCTTGAAGCTGATTGAATCGACGGAGATAGTCCCGGTAATCGGCGACGATATCCTGCCCGATATTTTGCTGGATCGGTTGTGTCTTCGCAATCGCATAGGTCGGCGTACCGAACGAAACTTTCCGCAGGATGGCTTGACCGTCAGTCGAAAGTACAAAACGCATGAAGGCATTCGCCTGCTTCTGTTGCGTCCGTCCTTTAAGCTTTGAGATTGCGTTGATCGAATACGTATCGAGCGGGATACTTTTGACCGGATAATACTTTTCGCGTAGCGATTGTTGATCGCCGATGAAATTGACCCCAAGCATGGCTTCCCCACTGGCGACATACGACGTTGGTGCAAAGCCGTTTGCCGTGAATAGTCGCGTTCGCTCGATTAGCTCGCGTAAGACATCTTCCGCCTTCGTCCCGTATCCGTCAAAGACCGCTTGTAGAATCGTCGCGCCGGTACCGGAATGGTTCGGGTCCGGCAAAATCAACTCGTCCTGATACCGCTTTGCCGTTAAGTCAGCAAGCGTCTTCGGATACGGCTCTGCCCCGAACCGATCGTTCCAGACGTCGGTATTGATGACGATCGCTAAGCGTTCGACTTCATAACCGATCCAGTAGCGATCCGGATCCTGCAGTTCCGCTTGATCCATGTCGCTCGGAAACGGTGTCGACAAGCCGCGTTGTTTGAGCGTCTGGTGGGCATCCCACGTTCCCCCGATGATGACGTCGGCGCGCGGATGATCCGCTTCCTTCGTCACGCGACGAACGAGTTCTTCCGTCGAGAGACGCACGAACTCATACGTACACCCCGCCTGTTCACAATATGACGATAGCAAGGCCCGACCAATATCCTCTTTCGCGGAAACATACGCCGTCAAATGCGGAACGGTTTCTCGCGCGGCTGTTCCTTGCTTCGTCTGTTCATTGTTGCGGACGATCCAAGTACTCATGAGACAAATGATACTCAGCAAGAAGAGCATTCCTTTTCTCATCGTTTCGCCTCCTTCCCTGTTGGTAGGAGTTGTCCTTTCAAATAGAAGGTGTTCCCATTGTCATCATCCATGTACTGGACACTAAACAACGTCTCGTATACCGTGATGTTCAGCAGATTGGCACGCGTGTTCTGCTCATCCTTGAACCGCTGGAGCTTGAGAATGCGCGGCTGCCCCTGACTCGCATCAAGTGCCTGACCGACTTCTTCATAGTCCGTCATCGGCTCTGCTTGCGCCAGGCGACGCTTGACGTCTTCACGCTCGCGAGCGGTTAAGGTACGCGACCGTCCCGCTGCATACCATGTTACGACTTCCGCCTCAGCAAACTGACGCGCGAGCTGTTCCGGTTCGTGGTAGGCGTTTAAGAACCGTGCTTTTAATGTTGTCGTTTGGGTGCTGGGACGTTTTGCGACACATTGTCCATTCAGTGTCATGCTTTCCCCGAGCGAGAACGTCCACGTCGTTCCGTTCAAGAAACGAAGCGTCCCGTTAAATGTCGCAGTATCCGCTGGACAGGTCCCGTTTGTCGCCGTCTTCATTTGCTTCAATAGCGTCGTGATGCGCTGGACTTCCGTTCCGTCTTCTACCGTCTGCTCCCCCCATGCCCGGTGACGTAACGTCAACTCGGTCGGGAGCGAGTCATCGGAAGCATTCAGTCGTTTTGGTCCATCGAGGACATGTAAGCGTCCGAAGACCGTCTGCTGAAGCAAAAGAAGACCGAGGGCAAACAAGACCCCCATCAGGAAGAGATAGGCAATGGTCGATGCTTTCATGATTCCTCTCCTTGCTTGATTCTTAGATTACGGGGCAATTGTTTCGTAAATCCGGTCGAAATGTTTCGTAAATGTATCATTTGTAAGCGATTACATCATGTCTGGTTCGCTAACCGGAAGGTCAATGTGATACGTGTTCCGCTTACATCACTTTCAAGTGTGAACTCACCGCCTTGTTCCTGCATCAAACGCCGACAGAGCGGTAGACCGAGTCCATTCCCACTCGCCGTCGTCAGACTATGTTGCTCCTTCTCCCATTCGGCAAGCACCGCTGGATCAACGCCGATCCCGTCATCCGTCATGATAAGTCGGAGGGTCGTATCCGTACTGACTACTGCGAACGTCACCGTCATCGCGTCACTATATTTAACGGCATTCTCGAGAAGATTCAACAAGACTTGCTTCGTCTGATCCGGTTGCCCGAGTACATAAATCGGCGGAACATCCTGTTTGACTTGAACCCCTTGTCCGTCAAGACGCAACTGCATGATGAATAAAGCGTCTGCGAGTAGAGCATCGAGTGCGAACATCGTCGACGTCGCGTGGCGTTCGTTGCGTTGTTGTTTCGCCTGTTCAAGATTATGTGAGACGAGTCGCAGCAAGCGCTGACTCTCGACTTCGATGTAGTGATAGCAGTGTGCCGCTTCGTCCGGTGGCAGTTTCGGGATCAACTCAACATAGCCCATGATCGCCGTCATCGGCGTTCGCAGTTCATGCGTGATGTGATCGATGAACGTTTGTTGGTCATTTCGTTGTTGCTCGAGCTGTCCGATATTGTGCTGAATTGCGTCAGCAAGTGTCGAGAAGTCTGCTGCTAGCCGGTTCAGTTCCTCATACGGATAAGCTGGAAGTGCGTTTGCGTAATGTCCTTTCGTCAAGGCATGCGAGACGCTACGTAAATCGTCGATCGGTCCGATTAACGTCTTCGCCATCCGCCGCGCTGTCCAAACGGCAATCACGATTAACATCAGAAAGACGCCAGTGAAGACATAGGTGAATTGCCGCAGCAGTTCAGCTTCCGTCCGAAGATCGACGAGAAAGCGGACGGACCCGATGATATCGGTCTTGCCGTACAGTGGACTCGAGAAGAACAGTATGGGAACATCAGTCTCCTTGAGGAACAGATAACTCGATTTTCCTTTTAAGGCTTGATCGATGTCTCCTGCAAGTAACGGCAATTGATCGCGCTCTGAATCCGCGAGCAGTTCCGCGTTTGGTCCGAACAATTGAACGCGTGCGTCAAACCGGTCTGCTAAGTAAGAAGCAATCGGCACCGCCGTATCGGCGAGCGAATCCGTCTCTTCGCTTGCGAGGTAATTCGTTGTATAGAGCTCCGCTTCCCGACTCAGTTTTTGGACCGACTCGACGGCGTTCTCATAAAGATTGGATTGGATGAAGGCATAAAGAATCAAAAACAGAACGAGCAGTGCCGGAACGAGAAGCAGGACGAAGTTTTCCGTGATGACTTGGCGTAGCTTCATGCGTCGACCCACTTGTAGCCGACACCGTAAATCGTCTTAATCCGCTCTCCTTGTGTTCCGAGTTTCTTGCGCAAGCGTTGGACCATGATGTCGACGGCACGGGTCTGACCAGAGTAGTCAAAGCCCCAGACCTGTTCGAGCAATTCGTCACGCTCGAAGACCCGTTTTGGATGTGTTAGGAAGAGTGCGAGCAACGCATACTCCCGGTACGTCAGCGGCAACGGTTGTCCGTCGAGACGAATGACTCGTTCTTCCGAATCAACAGATAAGAATGGATCGGTCACGACAGGCACAGGTGGTGCGACCGTCTTCGCGCGTTTCAATAAATTTTTGACGCGTAAGACGAGTTCCGTTCCATTGAACGGTTTTGTCATGTAGTCATCCGCTCCGAGCTGCAGACCGATGATCTTATCGTTCATTTGATCACGTGCCGTCAGCATCAAGATCGGTAAGTCAGGCGTCTTTTCCCGAAGCCGAGGAATTAAATCGAAGCCGGTCGTATCCGGTAGCATCAAATCGAGGACAACCAAATCAAAGGTCTGCGTCGCCTGCAAGGTGAGTGCCGCTGCGCCGTCGGCCGCCGTCTCAACCGTTTGACCATCGAGCTCGAGTTGGAGTTTGACGAGATGCCGGATGCTTGCCTCATCGTCAATGACAAGAATGTGCATAGGAATTCCTTCTTTCTGGACAGGTTTTTCTGTTCCCTAGCGTATCATGGAATCGCTTGCAATCACACCGGATGGACAAACGACTCAAAAAAGAATGACGCGTCTTTTCACACCCTTTCCTCAGGCGAAACACAAGCCAGTTTTCCTGCTTCATTCAAGCAGAAAAGCGGGTCTTGTTTGTCTCTGATAGCGCAAACATGCGTTTTTCCTGTAGGAGTTGTGTGAACGCGTCATTCTTCTTGTTACGAGATGAGGGTGGCTCATGATCTGATATGCTCTCCAAAAAGTATACAGTTGAAATAACAAAAATTAGCTACTTTAATCAATAATCGACTAAGAAAGTGTTTGGATTGGAAAACTGCATACGAGGTCTTTTCTAAAGAGTGAAAGGAGGGAGCGAAGCGGTTCCACTCGACGTTCCGCAATACGGTAGCAATCTTCAATTCATTTTTTTTAGATATGCTTCTTCGAGAATATCTTTCAAGTTTTCACCTCTTTTAGAAATAAAGGAAGTCCAAAATTTTTCTCCAATTTCAGCTAGTTGATTTGGAGAGTATGTTTCTTTATCGAACTTACCCCAGCAACCATCTTCGGTTAATTTATCCCAAAAAATATAGTCAGCAAATTTTCTGTTTTCTGGAGGCACATCAGAACCCATAGATTCCAGCTTAACTAATTCCGGACATAGCCACATTGCAGCACAAACAGATAATAACCCTGCGTGCATCTCATTGTGACCTTCTAAATTTACTTCTTCTAACGCTTCTTCCCACGCTAAATAACGATATGTAGTAATTACAAGTAGTTCTGGATATTTGTAGTTCATATGTTTAACGAATGAAGATTCCCAATATGCACCTCCGTGTCCATTACAAAGGACGAACTTTTTGAATCCTTGTCTGCTCAAATTAACGATTATTTCTTCTAGCATTGTTGTTAAGACTGTTGGACTTACTGTAACAGTACCTTTGCAATTGGCATGTTCTTCTGAAGTATTAAATGGAATAGTTGGTAACACATAAGCGTTTAATACTTCTCCATAGTGCTCAGCATATTTTTCTGCGACCAATGTATCTAAATGCATTGGCAGGTATGGTCCAAATTGTTCTGTCGCTCCAACTGATAAAATAGCAATATCTGTTCCACTGTCACTAACTTCTGTTGTTGAATTTTTAAAACTTAGCATAAGTACCCCCGTTGATGATTTTTATAAAAGTCCTATTTAGAAAGACTGAATAATTCGACTATACCATCAAAAAACCATTTATTGTTAATACGATGTCACACCAATAGTATGGTGTTCTTACATATCCAAATAAAAAATCATCATCCTTGCATGACGATTTCTCACAACGTTACCGTTGCTGCAGAGCTAAGCACGAAAAAACGGTCGATTCCGACCGTTTTCACAAACTTTAACTGATTGATTTGTAGTCATTTGCAATTTTATATTTCCATGCTCCTGATGCATCATATTCTTTGTAGATGACCCCTGATAGGTCATTAGGGAGATCTACGTTTCCTTTTTTAATGCAACCACATTCTCGATACCAAGTTTTGCTACAAAATATCAATGTTCAAAAATGACATCTTCTCGTGCGCGTGGTCTTCCTTCTTGGACACTTAAAGCTCTTCCTAAATCGCATAGAGTGTATAAAACAATAGCAAATCTTACATCTGAGTGAATGGAAAATTGACTTATAATTGTTTGACCTCTATCTGATTCTTCATGACAACGAGAATGCCAATTTCCAAAGAAGTGTTGCGCTTAATTTGACAAACCGTCGTAAAAACGAGTCAACTCAGCCGCAACAAGGCTTCGATGTCTTGATTCATCCCTTTGTACAACTCATGGATCGAAGTGACGATTTCATCGTTGCTTGAAAAGGAGTCTCCAATGATTTGATTCGTATTATAGGAGTTCGCTTGAAGATGATTTTTGAATGCAATCAGATACGATCGCTGCTTTTCATTAAAGTACTCCGGTTGATATCTGACGTGATGTCCTATGCTTTTCACTAAACCGTTCATGTCATTCAATAATTGTAGTACATCCGCTTTACGTACATCTTTCTCATTTAATGCAGAAGAAGCGAGAACGTTCTCCACCTGCGCCTTTATTTTTTCATTGTATTCTTCATCTTCCGACAGAGTCGGAACGTGTGAAGACAACTTTTGAAGGTTGTTGTGATAACGACTC contains:
- a CDS encoding sensor histidine kinase, with translation MKLRQVITENFVLLLVPALLVLFLILYAFIQSNLYENAVESVQKLSREAELYTTNYLASEETDSLADTAVPIASYLADRFDARVQLFGPNAELLADSERDQLPLLAGDIDQALKGKSSYLFLKETDVPILFFSSPLYGKTDIIGSVRFLVDLRTEAELLRQFTYVFTGVFLMLIVIAVWTARRMAKTLIGPIDDLRSVSHALTKGHYANALPAYPYEELNRLAADFSTLADAIQHNIGQLEQQRNDQQTFIDHITHELRTPMTAIMGYVELIPKLPPDEAAHCYHYIEVESQRLLRLVSHNLEQAKQQRNERHATSTMFALDALLADALFIMQLRLDGQGVQVKQDVPPIYVLGQPDQTKQVLLNLLENAVKYSDAMTVTFAVVSTDTTLRLIMTDDGIGVDPAVLAEWEKEQHSLTTASGNGLGLPLCRRLMQEQGGEFTLESDVSGTRITLTFRLANQT
- a CDS encoding response regulator transcription factor, coding for MHILVIDDEASIRHLVKLQLELDGQTVETAADGAAALTLQATQTFDLVVLDLMLPDTTGFDLIPRLREKTPDLPILMLTARDQMNDKIIGLQLGADDYMTKPFNGTELVLRVKNLLKRAKTVAPPVPVVTDPFLSVDSEERVIRLDGQPLPLTYREYALLALFLTHPKRVFERDELLEQVWGFDYSGQTRAVDIMVQRLRKKLGTQGERIKTIYGVGYKWVDA
- a CDS encoding creatininase family protein; the encoded protein is MLSFKNSTTEVSDSGTDIAILSVGATEQFGPYLPMHLDTLVAEKYAEHYGEVLNAYVLPTIPFNTSEEHANCKGTVTVSPTVLTTMLEEIIVNLSRQGFKKFVLCNGHGGAYWESSFVKHMNYKYPELLVITTYRYLAWEEALEEVNLEGHNEMHAGLLSVCAAMWLCPELVKLESMGSDVPPENRKFADYIFWDKLTEDGCWGKFDKETYSPNQLAEIGEKFWTSFISKRGENLKDILEEAYLKKMN
- a CDS encoding DUF3919 family protein, encoding MKASTIAYLFLMGVLFALGLLLLQQTVFGRLHVLDGPKRLNASDDSLPTELTLRHRAWGEQTVEDGTEVQRITTLLKQMKTATNGTCPADTATFNGTLRFLNGTTWTFSLGESMTLNGQCVAKRPSTQTTTLKARFLNAYHEPEQLARQFAEAEVVTWYAAGRSRTLTAREREDVKRRLAQAEPMTDYEEVGQALDASQGQPRILKLQRFKDEQNTRANLLNITVYETLFSVQYMDDDNGNTFYLKGQLLPTGKEAKR
- a CDS encoding ABC transporter substrate-binding protein; translated protein: MRKGMLFLLSIICLMSTWIVRNNEQTKQGTAARETVPHLTAYVSAKEDIGRALLSSYCEQAGCTYEFVRLSTEELVRRVTKEADHPRADVIIGGTWDAHQTLKQRGLSTPFPSDMDQAELQDPDRYWIGYEVERLAIVINTDVWNDRFGAEPYPKTLADLTAKRYQDELILPDPNHSGTGATILQAVFDGYGTKAEDVLRELIERTRLFTANGFAPTSYVASGEAMLGVNFIGDQQSLREKYYPVKSIPLDTYSINAISKLKGRTQQKQANAFMRFVLSTDGQAILRKVSFGTPTYAIAKTQPIQQNIGQDIVADYRDYLRRFNQLQDK